Proteins encoded within one genomic window of Erinaceus europaeus chromosome 13, mEriEur2.1, whole genome shotgun sequence:
- the LOC107523087 gene encoding zinc finger protein 709-like isoform X1 encodes MAVSWGSVTYEDVTVIFTQEEWALLNSLEKKLYRDVMCENLRNFLSIEKIQEHSTKQQHNLHGSQQSNAAVKVSEGTKSQNGKKSQECEVYNKSFTYSFHLQQHERIYSGDKPSECKLCSKTFSQAGHLHIHERTHSGEKPYECKQCSKTFSFCSSLQEHERIHSGEKPYECKLCNKTFRFSSNLRAHERIHSGEKPYECKQCSKTFSCSSTLQKHKRVHSGEKPYECKLCSKTFSFSSNLRTHERIHSGEKPYECTECSKTFSCSGSLQKHKRIHSGEKPYECKLCSKTFSFSSNLRTHERIHSGEKPYECKLCSKTFSFSSHLRTHERSHSGEKPYECKQCSKTFRRSSHIRRHERIHSGEKPYGCKRCSKTFRFSLNLRAHEIIHSEEKPYECKQCSKTFSCSSNLQTHERIHSGEKPYECKLCNKTFRLSSTLRRHERIHSGEKPYECKLCSKTFSRSFSLRTHERIHSGEKPYECKLCSKTFSSSSHLKKHDNSHLRVTLCM; translated from the exons ggctcagtgacctatgaagatgtaactgtgatattcactcaagaagagtgggcactattgaattctttagagaagaaactctacagagatgtgatgtgtgaaaacttgaggaactttctttcaatag aaaaaatacaaGAACATTCCACCAAACAGCAGCATAATTTGCATGGGAGTCAACAAAG taatGCAGCAGTGAAAGTCTCTGAGGGCACAAAAAGTCAGAATGGTAAAAaatctcaagaatgtgaagtatacaacaaatCATTCACTTATTCTTTTCATCTTCAACAACATGAAAGAATTTACAGTGGAGACAAACCCAGTGAATGTAaattatgtagtaaaacattcagtcaagctGGTCATCTTCATATACATGaacgaactcacagtggagagaaaccctatgaatgtaaacagtgtagtaaaacattcagtttttgCAGTAGTCTTCaggaacatgaaagaattcacagtggagagaaaccctatgaatgtaaactatgtaataaaacattcaggttttccagtaatcttcgggcacatgaaagaattcacagtggagagaaaccctatgaatgtaaacagtgtagtaaaacattcagttgttccagtactcttcaaaaacataaaagagttcacagtggcgagaaaccctatgaatgcaaactatgtagtaaaacattcagtttttccagtAATCTTCGAACACATGaacgaattcacagtggagagaaaccctatgaatgtacagagtgtagtaaaacattcagttgttctggtagtcttcaaaaacataaaagaattcacagtggagagaaaccctatgaatgcaaactatgtagtaaaacattcagtttttccagtaatcttcggacacatgaaagaattcacagtggagagaaaccctatgaatgtaaactatgtagtaaaacattcagtttttccagtCATCTTCGGACGCATGAACgaagtcacagtggagagaaaccctatgaatgtaaacagtgtagtaaaacattcaggcgaTCCAGTCATattcggagacatgaaagaattcacagtggagagaaaccctatggatGTAAAaggtgtagtaaaacattcaggtttTCCCTTaatcttcgggcacatgaaataattcacagtgaagagaaaccctatgaatgtaaacagtgtagtaaaacattcagttgttccagtaatcttcaaacacatgaaagaattcatagtggagagaaaccctatgaatgtaaactgtgtaATAAAACATTCAGGCTTTCCAGTACacttcggagacatgaaagaattcacagtggagagaaaccctatgaatgtaaactatgtagtaaaacattcagtcgttCCTTtagtcttcggacacatgaacgaattcacagtggagagaaaccctatgaatgcaaactatgtagtaaaacattcagttcttccagtCATCTTAAAAAACATGACAATTCACACTTGAGGGTAACCCTATGCATGTAA
- the LOC107523087 gene encoding zinc finger protein 14-like isoform X2, producing MCENLRNFLSIEKIQEHSTKQQHNLHGSQQSNAAVKVSEGTKSQNGKKSQECEVYNKSFTYSFHLQQHERIYSGDKPSECKLCSKTFSQAGHLHIHERTHSGEKPYECKQCSKTFSFCSSLQEHERIHSGEKPYECKLCNKTFRFSSNLRAHERIHSGEKPYECKQCSKTFSCSSTLQKHKRVHSGEKPYECKLCSKTFSFSSNLRTHERIHSGEKPYECTECSKTFSCSGSLQKHKRIHSGEKPYECKLCSKTFSFSSNLRTHERIHSGEKPYECKLCSKTFSFSSHLRTHERSHSGEKPYECKQCSKTFRRSSHIRRHERIHSGEKPYGCKRCSKTFRFSLNLRAHEIIHSEEKPYECKQCSKTFSCSSNLQTHERIHSGEKPYECKLCNKTFRLSSTLRRHERIHSGEKPYECKLCSKTFSRSFSLRTHERIHSGEKPYECKLCSKTFSSSSHLKKHDNSHLRVTLCM from the exons atgtgtgaaaacttgaggaactttctttcaatag aaaaaatacaaGAACATTCCACCAAACAGCAGCATAATTTGCATGGGAGTCAACAAAG taatGCAGCAGTGAAAGTCTCTGAGGGCACAAAAAGTCAGAATGGTAAAAaatctcaagaatgtgaagtatacaacaaatCATTCACTTATTCTTTTCATCTTCAACAACATGAAAGAATTTACAGTGGAGACAAACCCAGTGAATGTAaattatgtagtaaaacattcagtcaagctGGTCATCTTCATATACATGaacgaactcacagtggagagaaaccctatgaatgtaaacagtgtagtaaaacattcagtttttgCAGTAGTCTTCaggaacatgaaagaattcacagtggagagaaaccctatgaatgtaaactatgtaataaaacattcaggttttccagtaatcttcgggcacatgaaagaattcacagtggagagaaaccctatgaatgtaaacagtgtagtaaaacattcagttgttccagtactcttcaaaaacataaaagagttcacagtggcgagaaaccctatgaatgcaaactatgtagtaaaacattcagtttttccagtAATCTTCGAACACATGaacgaattcacagtggagagaaaccctatgaatgtacagagtgtagtaaaacattcagttgttctggtagtcttcaaaaacataaaagaattcacagtggagagaaaccctatgaatgcaaactatgtagtaaaacattcagtttttccagtaatcttcggacacatgaaagaattcacagtggagagaaaccctatgaatgtaaactatgtagtaaaacattcagtttttccagtCATCTTCGGACGCATGAACgaagtcacagtggagagaaaccctatgaatgtaaacagtgtagtaaaacattcaggcgaTCCAGTCATattcggagacatgaaagaattcacagtggagagaaaccctatggatGTAAAaggtgtagtaaaacattcaggtttTCCCTTaatcttcgggcacatgaaataattcacagtgaagagaaaccctatgaatgtaaacagtgtagtaaaacattcagttgttccagtaatcttcaaacacatgaaagaattcatagtggagagaaaccctatgaatgtaaactgtgtaATAAAACATTCAGGCTTTCCAGTACacttcggagacatgaaagaattcacagtggagagaaaccctatgaatgtaaactatgtagtaaaacattcagtcgttCCTTtagtcttcggacacatgaacgaattcacagtggagagaaaccctatgaatgcaaactatgtagtaaaacattcagttcttccagtCATCTTAAAAAACATGACAATTCACACTTGAGGGTAACCCTATGCATGTAA
- the LOC132542428 gene encoding zinc finger protein 709-like isoform X3 — MCENLRNFLSIEKILEHSTKQQHNLHGSQQSNTAVKIPEGQKIQNGRKSQEYESYNKLFTYSIHLQQHERIYSGEKPYECKLCSKTFSCSSSLLAHKRIHSGEKPYECKQCSKTFRQSSNLRQHERTHSGEKPYECKLCSKTFSCSSSFWAHKRIHSGEKPYECKQCSKTFRQSSSLKEHERTHSGEKPYGCKQCSKTFSCSSHLRAHARIHSGEKPYECKLCSKTFSCSSSLRKHERIHSGEKPYECKLCSKTFRQSSNLRTHERTHSGEKPYECKLCSKTFSFSSNLRTHERIHSGEKPYVCILCSKTFSCSSSLRTHERIHCEEKPYE; from the coding sequence taatacagcAGTGAAAATACCTGAGGGCCAAAAAATTCAGAATGGTAGAAAATCTCAAGAATATGAATCATAcaacaaattattcacttattctattcatcttcaacaacatgaaagaatttacagtggagagaaaccctatgaatgtaaactatgtagtaaaacattcagttgttctagTAGTCTTTTGGCACATAaacgaattcacagtggagagaaaccctatgaatgtaaacagtgtagtaaaacattcaggcaatccagTAATCTACGTCAACATGaacgaactcacagtggagagaagccctatgaatgtaaactatgtagtaaaacgttcagttgttccagtagtttTTGGGCACATaagagaattcacagtggagagaaaccctatgaatgtaaacaatgtagtaaaacattcaggcaatctAGTAGTCTTAAggaacatgaaagaactcacagtggagagaaaccctatggatgtaaacagtgtagtaaaacattcagttgttccagtcatcttcgggCACATgcaagaattcacagtggagagaaaccctatgaatgtaaactgtgtagtaaaacattcagttgttccagtagtcttcgaaaacatgaaagaattcacagtggtgagaaaccctatgaatgtaaactatgtagtaaaacattcaggcaatccagtaatcttcggactcatgaaagaactcacagtggagagaaaccctatgaatgtaaactgtgtagtaaaacattcagtttttccagtaatcttcggacacatgaaagaattcacagtggagagaaaccctatgtatgcatactatgtagtaaaacattcagttgctCAAGtagtcttcggacacatgaaagaattcactgtGAAGAGAAACCATATGAATGA